One genomic window of Osmia bicornis bicornis chromosome 3, iOsmBic2.1, whole genome shotgun sequence includes the following:
- the LOC114877695 gene encoding biogenesis of lysosome-related organelles complex 1 subunit 2 translates to MTSIKDPLKENVQTESSLFTEDHSSRCESPKRGTTLSTSTSSFEALDPHDPNLSRLANTMFQKTGEYLQEELTATHADYRLLERLNKETIAKYTELKTISSGVSQSLDSLNEKYKKLQPILDNINEIDDSVTKLEQAAYKLAAYSKRLEAKFKDIERDAKNK, encoded by the coding sequence ATGACATCAATTAAAGATCCATTAAAAGAAAACGTACAAACAGAATCTTCTCTTTTTACGGAAGATCACAGTTCACGATGCGAATCACCAAAACGAGGAACTACGCTCTCGACAAGTACAAGCAGCTTCGAGGCATTAGATCCTCATGATCCAAATCTTAGTCGCCTAGCCAATACCATGTTTCAAAAAACTGGTGAATATTTACAAGAAGAACTTACAGCTACTCATGCTGATTATCGTTTATTGGAGCGATTAAACAAAGAAACCATTGCAAAGTATACTGAATTAAAAACCATATCATCAGGTGTCTCTCAATCTTTAGATTCTTTAAAcgaaaaatacaaaaagtTACAACCCATTTTGGACAACATTAATGAAATTGATGATAGTGTGACTAAGTTAGAACAGGCTGCATATAAATTAGCAGCATATTCTAAACGATTGGAAGCAAAGTTTAAAGATATTGAAAGAGATGCAAAAAACAAGTGA
- the LOC114877702 gene encoding elongin-C isoform X2, translated as MSNDVNSQADKQESGPVYGGCEGPNAMYVKLVSSDGHEFIIKREHALTSGTIKAMLSGPGQFAENEANQVNFREIPSHVLQKVCMYFTYKVRYTNSSTEIPEFPIAPEIALELFMAGNFLDC; from the exons ATGTCAAACGATGTGAATTCCCAGGCTGATAAG cAAGAAAGTGGCCCTGTATATGGAGGTTGTGAAGGACCAAATGCAATGTATGTAAAACTGGTTAGCAGTGATGGAcatgaatttattattaaacggGAACATGCCTTAACTAGTGGAACAATAAAGGCTATGTTAAGTGGTCCTGGTCAGTTTGCTGAAAATGAAGCTAATCAAGTTAATTTTCGTGAAATACC CTCTCATGTGTTACAAAAGGTTTGCATGTATTTTACTTACAAAGTACGCTACACAAATAGCAGTACAGAAATACCAGAATTTCCTATTGCACCTGAAATTGCATTAGAATTATTTATGGCTGGAAATTTCTTAGATTGCTAA
- the LOC114877702 gene encoding elongin-C isoform X1 codes for MSNDVNSQADKPIEEENVDRAEEEGSSSIDLHAQESGPVYGGCEGPNAMYVKLVSSDGHEFIIKREHALTSGTIKAMLSGPGQFAENEANQVNFREIPSHVLQKVCMYFTYKVRYTNSSTEIPEFPIAPEIALELFMAGNFLDC; via the exons ATGTCAAACGATGTGAATTCCCAGGCTGATAAG CCCATTGAGGAAGAAAATGTCGATagagcagaagaagaaggcaGTTCATCTATTGACCTGCATGCG cAAGAAAGTGGCCCTGTATATGGAGGTTGTGAAGGACCAAATGCAATGTATGTAAAACTGGTTAGCAGTGATGGAcatgaatttattattaaacggGAACATGCCTTAACTAGTGGAACAATAAAGGCTATGTTAAGTGGTCCTGGTCAGTTTGCTGAAAATGAAGCTAATCAAGTTAATTTTCGTGAAATACC CTCTCATGTGTTACAAAAGGTTTGCATGTATTTTACTTACAAAGTACGCTACACAAATAGCAGTACAGAAATACCAGAATTTCCTATTGCACCTGAAATTGCATTAGAATTATTTATGGCTGGAAATTTCTTAGATTGCTAA
- the LOC114877659 gene encoding sister chromatid cohesion protein DCC1, which yields MEIADTGFSRTTDEVFDTLELANIKDSDLTNETEILYSALEDNMDKYIKLLEIDDHLLEAINKGESLTFQGKEEDSVALCTKSRTYDVKETETSNSYLLVPNTNMFEKTDGRIIKHNNVLGIFHIYYEVNECKPKVEKLLDLLEPTSFKGMEYESSIPQELLYDWHRLQSEIQASEEELKQALKDYLIVNIDGYFRLIPFESEVRSLTLMLDLFDENCWEIDEVDKEITYDYLKEFFHKSVFDTLFTKYTEVSHKTKKDGTPLYRYNEELCCKSLAKILLAASSVTEYKQFMESWNIGTPEKMKPREEYLRGIALITWNSYAMKKEVVAFPETDLPKDTEERFNALFKAKDKWTVEEITPYILCLTTNQMNVNALLTKYARCSVINGIKYYSSKLGK from the exons ATGGAAATTGCAGATACCGG GTTTTCACGAACTACGGATGAAGTATTTGATACTTTAGAATTAGCTAATATTAAAGATTCTGATTTGACAAATGAAACTGAAATTTTGTATTCTGCACTTGAAGATAATATGGATAAGTATATAAAGTTGTTAGAGATTGATGATCATTTATTGGAAGCAATTAACAAAGGAGAAAG tttAACATTTCAGGGTAAGGAAGAAGATTCTGTAGCACTATGTACAAAAAGTAGAACTTATGATGTTAAAGAAACTGAAACATCTAATTCATATTTGTTAGTACCAAATACAAATATGTTTGAAAAAACAGATGGTAgaataataaaacataataACGTTTTGGgaatttttcatatatattATGAG GTAAATGAATGTAAACCTAAAGTGGAAAAATTACTTGATTTGCTTGAGCCTACTTCTTTCAAAGGAATGGAATATGAATCTTCTATACCTCAAGAACTTTTATATGACTGGCATAGATTACAAAGTGAGATACAAGCCAGTGAAGAGGAATTAAAGCAGGCCTTAAAAGATTATTTAATAGTTAATATTGATG GCTATTTTCGTTTGATACCATTTGAATCTGAAGTAAGAAGCTTAACATTAATGTTAGATCTTTTTGATGAAAACTGTTGGGAGATAGATGAAGTTGATAAAGAAATTACATatgattatttaaaagaattttttcataaatcaGTTTTTGATACTTTGTTTACTAAATACACAGAAGTAAGTCATAAAACCAAAAAAGATGGAACACCTTTATACAG ATATAATGAAGAACTTTGTTGCAAGAGTTTAGCTAAAATTCTTCTTGCTGCTTCTTCGGTAACCGAGTATAAACAATTCATGGAATCATGGAATATTGGAacaccagaaa AAATGAAACCAAGGGAAGAATATTTACGTGGAATAGCTCTTATTACCTGGAACAGTTATGCAATGAAAAAAGAAGTAGTAGCTTTTCCAGAAACAGATTTACCGAAAGATACTGAGGAAAGGTTTAATGCCCTATTCAAAGCAAAAGATAAGTGGACAGTAGAAGAAATAACTCCGTATATATT GTGTTTAACAACAAACCAAATGAATGTTAATGCTCTTTTAACTAAATATGCCAGATGTTCGGTCATTAACGGTATTAAATATTACAGTTCAAAACTCggtaaatga